A single region of the Gracilibacillus caseinilyticus genome encodes:
- a CDS encoding DUF6414 family protein: MENLFRDFVYMDTERLKSIVAQLNKGLIESTSTTITDSDESKLKAGVDILKILKLGSENSILWQNQATESHTMHDYLYNLAETSLNEKGLLTNIPGDFTEEDLVNPEVDKSSLDSTSFVLIRGKTIINDFTYMQRILENFDDILKSIITGEQSADASFENASQTQRNKKVQDRIKDYNMPKDIKKALQTFLENFYKDRVVIKNIPFEEKPNFRFVGTLNQTYLRESIENIIYKYGTAPQDDWYMFAQIASIPEKTSNNIDISYNHNELEKGMHTVFDALRDIEKAGLSISFPEIAVTPIAIYRQ; this comes from the coding sequence ATGGAAAATCTTTTTAGGGATTTTGTCTATATGGATACAGAAAGGCTCAAATCAATTGTCGCTCAATTGAATAAAGGGCTGATAGAGAGTACATCTACAACTATCACTGATAGTGATGAAAGTAAATTAAAAGCAGGGGTAGATATATTAAAGATATTAAAACTTGGGAGCGAGAATTCTATTCTTTGGCAAAATCAAGCTACTGAAAGTCACACTATGCATGACTATTTATATAACCTTGCAGAAACATCATTAAATGAAAAAGGATTGCTAACGAATATACCAGGAGATTTTACAGAAGAGGATTTGGTGAATCCAGAAGTTGACAAAAGTTCCTTAGATTCAACATCATTTGTTTTAATCAGAGGAAAAACAATTATTAACGATTTCACTTATATGCAAAGAATTTTAGAAAACTTTGACGATATCTTAAAGTCTATTATAACGGGTGAGCAATCAGCTGATGCAAGTTTTGAAAATGCTTCACAAACTCAAAGAAACAAAAAAGTACAAGATAGGATCAAAGATTATAATATGCCTAAGGATATTAAAAAGGCATTGCAAACCTTTTTAGAAAACTTTTACAAAGATAGAGTAGTGATTAAAAATATACCCTTTGAGGAAAAACCTAACTTTCGTTTTGTGGGAACATTGAATCAAACCTATTTGAGGGAAAGTATAGAGAATATAATTTACAAATATGGAACAGCACCACAAGATGATTGGTATATGTTTGCTCAAATTGCCTCGATACCAGAAAAAACATCAAACAACATAGACATATCCTATAACCATAATGAACTTGAAAAAGGTATGCACACAGTATTCGATGCACTAAGAGATATCGAAAAAGCAGGCTTGTCGATTTCATTTCCTGAAATAGCAGTAACACCTATAGCGATTTATCGTCAGTAA
- a CDS encoding PTS system mannose/fructose/sorbose family transporter subunit IID gives MAKEMKLSKRDRIAIWWRSTFIQGSWNYERMQNGGWAFSMIPAIKRLYKTKEERAAALKRHLEFFNTHPYIASPIIGVTLALEEERANGAPVDNKAIQGVKVGMMGPLAGIGDPVFWFTVKPILGALAASLALSGNMLGPILYFVLWNIIRMGFMWYTQEFGYKAGSKITEDVSGGLLQDITKGASILGMFILGALVNRWVAVSFTPTVSRVELDEGAYIDWDNLPPGSEGIRTALEQQAAGRSLSEYDVTTLQDNLDSLIPGLAGLLITLLSMWLLRKKVSPIIMILGLFALGIIFHAINLM, from the coding sequence ATGGCTAAAGAAATGAAATTGTCTAAAAGAGATCGCATTGCTATTTGGTGGCGGTCAACGTTCATTCAAGGTTCCTGGAACTATGAACGTATGCAAAACGGTGGTTGGGCTTTTTCCATGATTCCGGCCATCAAAAGATTATATAAAACGAAAGAAGAACGTGCTGCGGCACTAAAACGTCACTTAGAATTTTTTAATACACATCCATATATAGCTTCTCCGATTATCGGTGTTACGTTAGCTCTTGAAGAAGAACGTGCAAATGGAGCACCTGTTGACAACAAGGCTATTCAAGGGGTCAAAGTCGGGATGATGGGTCCTTTAGCAGGTATCGGGGACCCGGTTTTCTGGTTCACGGTTAAACCGATTCTCGGCGCTTTAGCGGCTTCACTTGCTTTGTCTGGAAACATGCTTGGCCCGATTCTGTACTTTGTTTTATGGAATATCATTCGTATGGGCTTCATGTGGTATACACAAGAGTTTGGTTACAAAGCGGGTTCCAAAATTACCGAAGATGTATCTGGCGGCTTACTTCAGGATATTACCAAAGGGGCTTCGATACTCGGTATGTTCATACTTGGTGCATTAGTTAACCGTTGGGTAGCGGTATCCTTTACGCCGACAGTATCAAGAGTTGAACTCGACGAAGGTGCTTATATCGATTGGGATAATTTGCCGCCTGGATCAGAAGGGATTCGAACAGCATTAGAACAGCAAGCCGCTGGTCGTTCATTAAGTGAATATGATGTTACAACTTTACAAGATAACTTAGATAGCTTAATTCCAGGTTTAGCAGGGCTGTTAATCACACTTCTTAGCATGTGGCTGCTCAGGAAGAAAGTGTCACCAATTATTATGATTCTTGGCTTGTTCGCGCTCGGTATCATATTCCACGCAATAAACTTAATGTAA
- a CDS encoding voltage-gated chloride channel family protein, whose protein sequence is MQLKYKNFFSILGQWIFFGSIIGIVVGSATNFLLEINDYLGDNIRAKKDWLIFLLPFGGIIIGYLYMNYGKVFLNNTLNDTAELNNLVIDSVHGKKEVPRRMGPIVYFGTFITVLFGGSTGREGAAVQMGGSVAAAVSKFFKVNRLDKKILIMSGISAGFGAAFGAPITGAVFGMEMAALGKLKFEALVPCLVASFVGHYITTASWGHKHEEFIIQHVPEISIITFLKVILMSVIFSLISVLYCQLRHGIQNFSEKLFKKNHMKRAFFGGIIIVVLTLIVGSQDYNGRGLEMLEQSFKEEVPPFAFLAKLVFTAVTLGSGFVGGEAIPLFFIGATLGNTLHTFMDLPMSFLAALGLIAAFCGGANTPIAAFLLAMEMFDGKGLEYFFVACLVSYLFSGHHGLWPSQKIYEPKSRLYNISHAETIENVEKKKKL, encoded by the coding sequence ATGCAGTTAAAGTATAAAAACTTTTTTTCAATTCTTGGTCAATGGATTTTCTTTGGAAGCATAATTGGTATAGTTGTCGGTTCGGCAACAAATTTTCTTTTAGAGATAAATGATTATCTAGGAGATAATATACGAGCAAAAAAAGATTGGCTTATCTTCCTTCTCCCCTTTGGAGGAATTATCATAGGATACTTATATATGAACTACGGAAAGGTATTTTTGAATAATACTTTGAATGACACTGCTGAATTAAATAATCTCGTAATAGACTCAGTTCATGGAAAAAAAGAGGTTCCGCGAAGAATGGGACCTATCGTCTATTTCGGAACTTTTATCACAGTACTTTTTGGTGGTTCAACAGGAAGAGAAGGTGCAGCTGTCCAAATGGGAGGAAGTGTAGCTGCAGCGGTCAGCAAATTTTTCAAGGTAAACAGACTCGACAAGAAAATTTTAATTATGAGCGGTATAAGTGCTGGTTTTGGGGCTGCCTTTGGAGCACCTATTACTGGTGCTGTTTTTGGCATGGAAATGGCAGCTTTAGGAAAGCTGAAATTTGAAGCACTTGTTCCTTGTCTTGTGGCTAGCTTTGTTGGTCACTATATAACTACAGCATCTTGGGGGCATAAACATGAAGAATTTATTATACAGCACGTTCCAGAAATATCTATTATTACATTTCTAAAAGTTATTCTTATGTCTGTTATTTTCAGCCTGATCAGTGTTTTATACTGTCAGTTGAGACACGGGATACAAAATTTCTCTGAGAAACTTTTCAAAAAAAATCATATGAAGAGAGCCTTTTTTGGAGGAATCATTATTGTAGTATTAACATTGATTGTTGGTTCACAAGACTATAATGGTCGGGGATTAGAGATGTTGGAACAATCTTTTAAAGAAGAAGTCCCTCCCTTTGCTTTCCTGGCCAAGCTGGTATTTACAGCAGTAACTCTCGGAAGCGGATTTGTTGGCGGGGAGGCCATCCCTCTATTTTTTATCGGTGCAACATTAGGTAATACCTTACACACGTTCATGGATTTACCTATGTCATTTCTTGCTGCATTGGGATTAATCGCTGCTTTTTGTGGAGGTGCTAATACCCCTATAGCAGCTTTTCTGTTGGCAATGGAAATGTTTGATGGGAAAGGGTTAGAGTACTTTTTTGTTGCTTGTTTAGTCAGTTATCTATTTTCAGGACATCATGGACTATGGCCTTCTCAAAAAATATATGAACCTAAGAGCAGGTTATATAATATCTCCCACGCAGAAACTATTGAAAATGTGGAAAAAAAGAAAAAACTTTAG
- a CDS encoding DUF956 family protein, protein MVQSINTKVDLVMDATSHLSVSDYGQIMIGDKGFEFFNKRDARKFIQIPWEDVDYVIASVLFKGKWIPRYAIQTKRNGTYTFSSKDPKKVFRAIRTYVDPDHMVQSLNFFDVIKRGFRSKLNK, encoded by the coding sequence ATGGTTCAATCAATCAATACAAAAGTTGATTTGGTAATGGATGCAACCTCACACTTAAGTGTTTCGGACTATGGACAGATTATGATTGGCGATAAAGGATTTGAATTCTTCAATAAACGTGATGCTCGCAAGTTTATTCAAATTCCTTGGGAAGATGTAGATTACGTGATCGCCTCTGTTCTGTTCAAAGGAAAATGGATTCCACGTTATGCGATCCAGACAAAACGGAATGGAACATATACCTTTTCGTCTAAAGATCCCAAAAAAGTTTTTCGGGCGATTCGTACATACGTTGATCCGGATCATATGGTCCAGTCATTAAATTTCTTTGATGTAATCAAACGCGGATTCAGGAGTAAGTTAAACAAGTAA
- a CDS encoding replication protein produces the protein MAEPQLENGHIRIANDLWNEILRRNFSKRQLNLILFIWRLSYGTGQKDCVIPNFTHFEIAGMYKQDVKKELTFLVDCAVLDWEQETMVFSINKDYHHWQITPNKKWNNDLFTQLIHTNLQRKRQKNATNSTSQTKKRHAPKNHKVGKLLTMQKAIGK, from the coding sequence ATGGCAGAACCACAATTAGAAAATGGGCATATACGAATCGCGAATGATTTATGGAATGAAATACTAAGACGTAATTTTTCCAAAAGGCAATTGAATCTCATTCTATTCATCTGGAGATTATCATATGGAACTGGTCAAAAGGATTGTGTGATACCGAACTTTACACATTTTGAAATCGCCGGTATGTATAAACAGGATGTCAAAAAAGAATTAACCTTTTTAGTAGACTGTGCAGTGCTTGACTGGGAACAGGAAACCATGGTGTTTTCTATAAACAAAGATTATCATCACTGGCAAATCACTCCTAACAAAAAATGGAACAATGACCTTTTTACGCAGCTTATACATACAAACCTTCAAAGAAAAAGGCAGAAAAACGCTACGAATTCAACCTCACAAACAAAGAAACGACATGCTCCGAAGAACCATAAAGTAGGTAAATTACTGACTATGCAAAAGGCTATCGGTAAGTAA
- a CDS encoding DUF421 domain-containing protein, which yields MDLHFIWKAIVVVVGGVLILRLAGRKSISQLTVAQTVIMIAVGSLIIQPVGDRNIWITMVITFLMVSTLLFIEYIVLKSNALETFIYGKSLIVVENGQVNESNLKKLRLTVDMLEVRMRQQNIQHFTDLQWATIESNGQLGYMLKSDKQYATKEDIQMLKSLIESNQSNPPNGTSTTQAIVSDNIFTEVKNRKHKEKPKENLD from the coding sequence TTGGATTTACACTTCATATGGAAAGCTATTGTAGTCGTCGTTGGAGGAGTCCTTATTTTGCGGTTAGCTGGAAGAAAATCAATCTCACAGCTTACGGTTGCTCAGACTGTCATAATGATAGCTGTTGGGTCATTGATTATTCAACCTGTTGGCGACAGGAACATTTGGATTACAATGGTGATTACATTTCTAATGGTGAGTACACTTCTCTTTATTGAGTATATCGTTTTGAAATCGAATGCTCTTGAGACTTTTATTTATGGAAAATCACTTATAGTAGTCGAAAACGGCCAAGTTAATGAAAGCAATTTGAAAAAGCTGCGGTTAACGGTTGATATGCTTGAAGTAAGAATGAGACAACAAAACATCCAGCATTTTACTGATTTACAATGGGCTACAATAGAATCAAACGGTCAGTTAGGATATATGTTAAAGTCTGACAAACAATACGCTACTAAAGAGGATATTCAGATGCTGAAATCGCTGATTGAATCAAATCAATCTAATCCTCCGAATGGAACATCAACAACTCAAGCAATTGTGTCAGATAACATATTTACTGAGGTTAAAAACAGAAAGCATAAAGAAAAACCTAAAGAGAATCTTGATTAA
- a CDS encoding PTS mannose/fructose/sorbose transporter subunit IIC, with protein MELTIIQIILVVIVAFLAGIEGILDEFHFHQPIIACTLIGLVTGEVVPCLILGGTLQLIALGWANIGAAVAPDAALASVASAIILVLGGQGEAGVSSAIAIAVPLAVAGLLLTIIVRTIATAIVHLMDAAAKEGNFRRIEMWHIFAICLQGLRIAIPAALILAVGATPVRELLQSMPAWLTDGLAVGGGMVVAVGYAMVINMMATKEVWPFFAIGFVLATIPSITLLGLGAIGVALALIYLALTKQGGSGGGGNGNTGDPIGDIIDNY; from the coding sequence ATGGAATTAACTATTATTCAGATAATATTAGTTGTTATCGTAGCATTTTTAGCTGGTATAGAAGGGATCTTGGATGAATTCCACTTCCACCAGCCTATTATTGCCTGTACGCTAATCGGTTTAGTTACAGGAGAAGTAGTGCCATGCCTTATCTTAGGTGGTACTTTGCAATTAATCGCTTTAGGCTGGGCAAACATCGGAGCTGCCGTAGCGCCGGATGCTGCATTGGCATCCGTTGCATCGGCTATTATTCTCGTTTTAGGTGGTCAGGGTGAAGCTGGTGTATCTTCTGCAATCGCGATCGCAGTTCCACTTGCAGTTGCAGGCTTATTATTGACGATCATCGTCAGAACAATTGCAACCGCAATAGTCCATTTAATGGATGCTGCAGCTAAAGAAGGGAACTTCAGGCGAATAGAAATGTGGCATATTTTTGCTATTTGCTTGCAGGGGCTTCGTATTGCAATCCCAGCCGCATTAATTTTGGCTGTTGGTGCAACTCCGGTTAGAGAATTACTTCAGTCTATGCCAGCTTGGCTGACAGATGGTTTAGCAGTTGGTGGGGGCATGGTAGTAGCTGTTGGGTATGCAATGGTGATTAACATGATGGCTACAAAAGAAGTATGGCCATTCTTTGCGATTGGCTTCGTATTAGCGACTATTCCATCCATCACACTATTGGGTCTTGGTGCTATCGGTGTGGCTCTTGCCCTTATCTATCTGGCGCTAACGAAACAAGGCGGTTCAGGTGGTGGCGGAAATGGGAACACGGGAGATCCTATAGGCGATATTATTGATAATTACTAA
- a CDS encoding M48 family metallopeptidase, whose protein sequence is MGRHHIQYGNKTIEFSIKRKNVKNVNLNIKPDMTIEVSAHEDVPLEFIYEFMRGKRSWVSKHVKNFENVQPHKQSEREYVSGESYKYLGKQYRLRVQKAEEEETVKYFRGFIYVFVKDTNNFKRKANLMEEWYREKSRKIFQDSLDKLYPSVEKYGINKPSMDIKSMKARWGSALIETNTILLNFNLIKAPKHCIDYVVLHELIHFKYNDHSDKFYNMLHTLMPDWEKRKAILDEEIVREL, encoded by the coding sequence ATGGGAAGACATCACATTCAATATGGAAACAAAACCATTGAATTCAGCATAAAGAGAAAAAACGTAAAGAATGTAAACCTTAATATAAAACCTGATATGACAATCGAGGTTTCAGCACATGAAGATGTTCCGTTAGAGTTTATATACGAGTTTATGAGAGGAAAACGGTCTTGGGTCTCAAAGCATGTAAAGAACTTTGAAAATGTGCAACCCCACAAACAAAGCGAAAGAGAGTATGTAAGTGGTGAATCATATAAATACTTGGGTAAACAATACCGTCTGCGTGTACAAAAAGCAGAGGAAGAAGAAACGGTAAAGTATTTCAGAGGGTTTATATATGTTTTTGTTAAGGACACCAACAATTTTAAGCGGAAAGCTAATTTAATGGAAGAATGGTATCGAGAGAAATCCCGTAAAATCTTTCAAGATTCGTTGGATAAGCTATATCCATCAGTTGAAAAGTACGGAATCAATAAGCCGTCAATGGATATCAAATCTATGAAGGCACGTTGGGGATCAGCATTAATTGAAACCAATACCATTTTACTGAACTTTAACCTTATCAAAGCACCAAAACATTGTATTGATTATGTCGTTTTACATGAGTTAATCCATTTTAAGTATAATGACCATAGTGATAAATTTTACAACATGCTCCATACTCTAATGCCAGATTGGGAAAAGCGAAAAGCAATCTTGGATGAAGAGATAGTAAGAGAATTGTAA
- a CDS encoding mannose/fructose/sorbose PTS transporter subunit IIA — MVGIIIATHGEFANGILQSGGMIFGEQENVKAVTLMPSEGPDDVKAKMQEAIASFDNQDEVLFLVDLWGGTPFNQANNLMEEHKDKWAIAAGVNLAMLIEAYSSRFSMDTAHEIASHILATAKEAVKVKPEELEPEDAAASAAQPSNSGEPGKFEYVLARIDSRLLHGQVATAWTKNTQPTRIIVVSDEVAKDDLRKKLIQQAAPSGVKAHVVPINKMIELAQDDQHFGGQRALLLFENPHDVLRAVEGGVPLETINVGSMAHSTGKVQPNKVLAFNQADIDAFKKLKEAGMQFDVRKVPNDSKGNMDDILQRAQAELNKQ; from the coding sequence ATGGTAGGGATTATCATTGCTACTCACGGTGAATTTGCCAATGGTATCTTGCAATCTGGGGGAATGATCTTTGGAGAACAAGAAAATGTAAAAGCTGTTACATTGATGCCGAGCGAAGGACCTGATGATGTAAAGGCAAAAATGCAAGAAGCTATTGCCTCTTTTGACAACCAGGATGAAGTATTATTCTTAGTTGATCTTTGGGGTGGGACTCCCTTTAACCAAGCAAACAACTTGATGGAAGAGCACAAAGATAAATGGGCAATCGCTGCAGGTGTAAATTTAGCAATGTTGATCGAAGCTTATTCATCACGTTTTTCCATGGACACTGCACACGAAATTGCTTCACATATTTTGGCCACAGCAAAAGAAGCAGTGAAGGTGAAGCCGGAAGAATTAGAACCGGAAGATGCCGCTGCATCAGCCGCCCAGCCATCTAATTCAGGTGAGCCTGGTAAATTTGAATATGTGTTAGCACGCATTGATTCTCGTTTGCTTCACGGCCAAGTAGCGACTGCTTGGACCAAGAATACACAGCCCACACGTATCATCGTTGTATCTGATGAAGTAGCGAAGGATGACCTTCGTAAGAAATTGATCCAGCAGGCTGCTCCTTCAGGAGTAAAGGCACATGTTGTTCCGATCAATAAAATGATTGAACTTGCACAGGATGATCAACACTTTGGTGGTCAGCGTGCATTACTTCTATTCGAAAACCCGCATGACGTACTTCGAGCCGTTGAAGGTGGTGTTCCACTGGAGACCATCAATGTTGGTTCGATGGCGCACTCAACTGGTAAAGTTCAGCCGAATAAAGTGTTGGCCTTTAACCAAGCAGATATCGATGCGTTCAAAAAGTTGAAAGAAGCTGGTATGCAATTCGATGTCCGTAAAGTTCCAAATGATTCAAAAGGCAATATGGATGACATTCTCCAACGGGCTCAAGCGGAGTTGAACAAACAGTAA
- a CDS encoding 5-methyltetrahydropteroyltriglutamate--homocysteine S-methyltransferase, whose translation MTKTLVKAPFRADHVGSFLRTEPIKEARQAYMNGKIEQDALKAIEDQEIEKLVKKQIEVGLKSVTDGEFRRSWWHLDFLAALEGVELFEAEYISNFQGAKTKNSAIKVVDKVAFHQHPMVEHFTFLKEAVDKYGDGSQVAKFSIPSPNMLFTRMQGDEFYNRNTEQFYTDTVAAYKQAIQAFYDAGCRYLQLDDTSWIDFVSEERIQAVVEKTGQELQDIIDARVRCINDAISEKPADMTITMHICRGNFKSTYITSGGYDQFSDAIFANLHVDGLFLEYDDHRSGDFEPLKSFKQNEQTVVLGLITSKFPELENPEKIKARIAEASELIPLENLSLSPQCGFSSTEEGNIITEEEQWNKIKHIINIAEDVWID comes from the coding sequence ATGACAAAAACATTGGTTAAAGCACCATTCAGAGCCGATCATGTAGGCAGTTTTTTAAGAACGGAGCCGATTAAAGAGGCAAGACAAGCCTATATGAATGGAAAGATTGAACAAGATGCGTTAAAAGCAATAGAGGATCAGGAAATTGAGAAACTGGTAAAAAAACAAATAGAAGTAGGACTGAAGTCAGTCACAGATGGCGAGTTCAGACGTTCCTGGTGGCATTTAGATTTCTTAGCTGCTTTAGAAGGTGTAGAACTTTTCGAAGCGGAATATATCAGTAACTTTCAAGGTGCAAAAACAAAAAATAGTGCGATTAAAGTAGTCGATAAAGTCGCTTTTCATCAACATCCTATGGTAGAACATTTTACGTTTTTGAAAGAAGCTGTAGATAAATATGGTGATGGCAGTCAAGTTGCGAAGTTTTCTATCCCTAGTCCCAATATGCTATTTACGAGAATGCAAGGTGATGAGTTTTACAATAGAAACACGGAGCAATTCTATACAGACACAGTAGCAGCTTATAAACAAGCAATCCAAGCGTTCTATGATGCAGGCTGTCGCTATTTACAATTAGATGATACCTCTTGGATTGATTTTGTTTCGGAAGAGCGTATCCAGGCAGTTGTTGAAAAAACAGGGCAGGAATTGCAGGATATTATCGATGCTAGAGTTCGTTGTATCAATGATGCTATTTCAGAAAAACCAGCAGATATGACGATCACCATGCATATTTGCCGTGGAAACTTTAAGTCTACGTATATTACCAGCGGTGGCTATGATCAATTTTCCGATGCGATATTTGCCAACTTACATGTAGATGGACTTTTCTTAGAATATGATGATCACCGTTCAGGAGATTTTGAACCTCTAAAAAGCTTTAAACAAAATGAACAAACAGTTGTTTTAGGGTTAATTACATCTAAATTCCCGGAATTAGAAAATCCGGAGAAGATTAAAGCTAGAATAGCCGAAGCAAGCGAGTTGATTCCTTTAGAAAACTTATCCCTTAGTCCGCAGTGTGGTTTCTCCAGTACGGAAGAAGGAAATATTATTACAGAAGAGGAACAATGGAATAAGATCAAGCACATCATCAACATTGCAGAAGATGTATGGATTGATTAA
- a CDS encoding TRM11 family SAM-dependent methyltransferase: MQDSEYLYTYTHALEESSLCALEQRALFGEESANIIQSTRNIDPSRSPFIKGKLSVLFSGKSVQAIAERVNQIELGNQTFKVTYLKINDLSNEQKIEFDEQRMIEKEIGWNIIGKAKMKNPDVLFGIVPFQGRWYFGVHQESESVWLHHVKKPHEYSTAISTRLARAVVNIAVPDPAGVRVIDPCCGIGTVLVEALSMGIEIVGSDRNPLAVKGTRENITYFSYDTTVEIKDIAKEEGYFDVAIIDMPYNLYSPATPAEQFAIIKHARRIANRILILTIEDMDEMISTAGFTIVDRCAAHKGLKALFSRQVMVCE; this comes from the coding sequence ATGCAAGACTCCGAATACCTGTACACCTACACACATGCTCTCGAAGAAAGCTCTCTCTGTGCATTAGAGCAAAGAGCGCTCTTCGGAGAAGAATCAGCGAACATTATACAAAGCACAAGAAACATCGATCCAAGCAGGAGCCCGTTTATAAAGGGGAAACTTTCGGTGCTTTTCTCAGGTAAATCCGTTCAGGCCATTGCTGAACGGGTCAACCAAATCGAGCTTGGTAACCAAACCTTTAAGGTGACTTACCTAAAAATAAACGACCTTTCTAATGAACAAAAAATAGAATTTGACGAACAACGGATGATTGAAAAAGAAATTGGCTGGAATATCATTGGAAAGGCCAAGATGAAAAATCCTGATGTCCTTTTTGGTATTGTGCCGTTTCAAGGTCGCTGGTATTTTGGTGTCCACCAGGAAAGCGAGTCTGTCTGGCTGCATCATGTGAAGAAGCCTCATGAATACTCGACAGCAATAAGCACGCGCTTGGCCAGAGCAGTCGTCAATATCGCAGTTCCAGACCCAGCAGGTGTCCGTGTAATCGATCCATGCTGCGGAATAGGTACGGTACTTGTCGAAGCACTGTCCATGGGGATCGAAATTGTTGGCTCTGACCGCAATCCATTAGCAGTAAAAGGTACCAGAGAAAATATTACTTATTTCAGCTATGACACAACCGTAGAGATTAAAGATATCGCTAAGGAAGAAGGCTATTTTGATGTGGCAATTATTGATATGCCCTACAACCTTTATTCTCCCGCTACACCGGCGGAGCAATTTGCTATCATCAAGCATGCAAGAAGAATAGCGAATAGAATTTTGATTCTTACCATCGAAGACATGGATGAAATGATATCGACCGCTGGTTTTACAATCGTCGATCGATGTGCGGCTCATAAAGGGTTAAAAGCTCTTTTCTCACGACAGGTAATGGTTTGTGAATAG
- a CDS encoding DnaD domain protein, which translates to MLFAAMKIAAKAEAKGVKYMERVLVNWTEAGVESLEDVRRLDQQAKKRQRTKPYQQKPGSNKRDIVPDWYVKHKGQRSVKSESAKTEEEKRRSADEMDRLLAAYLAGQE; encoded by the coding sequence TTGTTGTTTGCTGCAATGAAAATCGCTGCGAAGGCAGAAGCCAAAGGCGTGAAATATATGGAGCGAGTGCTGGTCAATTGGACAGAAGCAGGTGTGGAGTCGCTCGAGGATGTGCGACGGTTGGATCAACAGGCTAAAAAAAGACAAAGAACGAAGCCCTATCAGCAAAAGCCTGGTTCCAATAAGCGTGATATTGTACCAGATTGGTATGTGAAGCACAAAGGCCAGCGATCAGTGAAGAGCGAATCAGCAAAGACAGAGGAGGAAAAGAGACGGAGTGCTGATGAAATGGATCGGTTGTTGGCGGCGTATTTAGCTGGTCAGGAATAG
- a CDS encoding LysR family transcriptional regulator: protein MTLLQLKYVIEVTRSRSISQAAQNLFISQPSLSNALKELEKEIGITIFSRTNKGIVITQEGSEFLRYARQVVEQAELLENRYSNKRLPKQHFSVSAQHYSFAVSAFVRLLEDYNLEEYEFMLRETKTYEIIDDVQKLRSEIGILYVNNFNEKVIHKFLREGNLIFHELFEAKPHVFVSFRNPLVQKEYVTLEDLVPYPYLSFEQGDYNSFYFSEEILSTLSRPKNIKVSDRATLFNLLIGLNGYTISTGVISHELNNDIVAIPLRVGERINVGYITHKNVPISQLADTYIQYVKETIAEEGS, encoded by the coding sequence ATGACACTACTCCAACTAAAATACGTAATTGAAGTAACAAGAAGTCGCTCCATCAGTCAAGCAGCACAAAATTTGTTTATTAGTCAGCCGAGTCTTTCCAACGCACTAAAGGAGCTGGAGAAGGAAATCGGGATTACCATCTTTTCACGTACCAATAAGGGCATTGTGATTACCCAGGAAGGCTCGGAGTTTTTAAGGTATGCAAGGCAGGTCGTTGAACAGGCGGAGCTGCTTGAAAATCGCTATTCCAATAAACGATTGCCTAAGCAGCATTTCTCCGTGTCAGCACAGCATTATTCCTTTGCAGTGAGCGCCTTTGTACGGTTACTAGAAGACTATAACCTAGAGGAATATGAGTTCATGCTCAGGGAAACGAAGACGTATGAAATTATCGATGATGTGCAGAAGCTGCGTAGTGAAATTGGTATTTTGTATGTAAATAATTTTAATGAGAAGGTGATTCATAAGTTTTTAAGAGAAGGGAATTTAATATTTCATGAGCTATTTGAAGCAAAACCACACGTCTTTGTTAGTTTTAGAAACCCGCTTGTGCAAAAAGAGTATGTAACATTAGAAGATTTAGTTCCTTACCCATATTTGTCTTTTGAACAAGGCGATTATAATTCTTTTTATTTTTCGGAGGAGATTTTAAGTACGCTTTCCAGACCTAAAAACATTAAAGTAAGTGATCGTGCGACATTATTTAATTTATTAATTGGATTAAATGGCTATACGATTTCGACAGGAGTTATTAGTCATGAATTAAATAATGATATTGTGGCGATTCCTTTGAGGGTGGGCGAACGTATTAACGTCGGCTATATTACGCATAAGAATGTACCAATCAGTCAATTGGCCGATACCTATATTCAGTATGTAAAAGAGACTATAGCTGAAGAAGGATCTTAG